A section of the Sander vitreus isolate 19-12246 chromosome 19, sanVit1, whole genome shotgun sequence genome encodes:
- the pnp5a gene encoding purine nucleoside phosphorylase 5a — MFPETKNGYTYEDCKATADWLLAQTDVRPKVGIVCGSGLGGLADMLKDQVAFNYKDIPNFPQSTVHGHAGRLVFGTLKGRPCVCMQGRFHLYEGYSIQKITLPIRIFKLLGVETVMLTNAAGGLNQDFKVGDIMIIKDHLNMPGFAGNNPLSGPNDERFGVRFPCMSDAYDRELQQMAMDVGQELGYGDFLKEGVYCVLGGPSFETVAESRMLHKLGADAVGMSTAPEVIVARHCGMRVFALSLITNQAVMEYDSAEKANHEEVLQTGKERAEQLERLVSTMVTKIEHNN; from the exons ATGTTTCCAGAGACAAAAAATGG CTACACCTATGAGGACTGCAAGGCCactgctgattggctgctggCCCAGACAGACGTCCGACCCAAAGTGGGCATCGTGTGCGGCTCGGGGCTCGGAGGGCTGGCTGACATGTTAAAGGACCAGGTAGCCTTCAACTACAAGGACATCCCCAACTTTCCACAGAGCACTG TGCACGGACATGCAGGTCGGCTGGTGTTCGGCACCTTAAAAGGGAGGCcgtgtgtttgcatgcaggGGCGCTTCCACTTGTATGAGGGCTACTCAATCCAGAAG atcACGCTGCCCATACGCATCTTCAAGCTGCTCGGTGTGGAGACGGTGATGCTGACCAACGCAGCCGGAGGCCTCAATCAGGACTTCAAAGTGGGAGACATCATGATCATCAAAGACCACCTCAACATGCCGGGCTTCGCTGGCAACAATCCGCTGTCTGGTCCCAACGATGAGAG GTTTGGTGTGCGTTTCCCCTGCATGTCCGACGCCTACGATAGAGAGCTGCAGCAGATGGCCATGGATGTGGGACAGGAGCTCGGCTACGGAGACTTCCTGAAGGAGGGCGTCTACTGCGTGCTGGGCGGACCCTCGTTCGAGACCGTTGCGGAGTCCCGTATGCTGCACAAACTGGGCGCTGATGCTGTTG GCATGAGCACAGCCCCCGAGGTGATTGTGGCGCGTCACTGCGGCATGCGCGTCTTCGCCCTCTCCTTGATCACCAACCAGGCGGTGATGGAATATGACAGCGCAGAGAAGGCCAATCACGAGGAGGTCCTTCAGACGGGCAAGGAGCGAGCGGAGCAGCTGGAGCGGCTGGTTTCCACCATGGTGACCAAGATCGAGCACAACAACTAG